A region from the Arachis ipaensis cultivar K30076 chromosome B01, Araip1.1, whole genome shotgun sequence genome encodes:
- the LOC107618485 gene encoding high affinity sulfate transporter 2-like: MTLSCANASFVTPLVYAAMGSSRHIAIGPAAMVSLLLGAMLSHDIRDHKSHEYLRLAFTATFFIRVTQLALDVLSTVEFGDNYHWNIMLDLPSYNQVHSF, translated from the exons ATGACATTAAGTTGTGCAAACGCAAGCTTTGTGACACCTCTTGTGTATGCTGCCATGGGAAGCTCAAGACATATTGCTATAGGACCTGCAGCTATGGTCTCACTCTTGCTTGGAGCTATGCTTTCTCATGACATTAGAGACCACAAGAGCCATGAATATCTACGTCTTGCCTTCACTGCTACATTCTTTATCAGAGTTACTCAGCTCGCACTCGACGTTCTTAG TACAGTGGAATTTGGAGACAATTATCATTGGAACATCATGCTTGATCTTCCTTCTTATAACCAAGTACATT CCTTTTGA